From the genome of Nicotiana tabacum cultivar K326 chromosome 2, ASM71507v2, whole genome shotgun sequence:
ACATACCACAACAGATCCATTCTTGTTGAAGATAGCAGCAGCAAGAACATGGAGCAAATCGATGCTCTTTGTAAACATTACAGGTATCCACTACCTCTTTTGAACTGCGAAACTATCTGTTTCTCTGTTGAATATGGTTTGGTCCACAATGATTTGAGATTGATTCCTTCATCTCATTTGAAAAAGCAACAGCCAACTCCAACTTCCCCATCTTCTTTAAATTACTGATCAATGATCTGTAAACATGAATTGATGGACAGATTCCACGGTGCTTTATCTCATTAAAAAGTCTCAGTGATTCCTCAATATTACCAGATTTTCCAAAGCTGTCAATCAGAGCACTATAAGTCCGCAAATCTGGTTCAATTCCTCTCTCACACATCTCCTTGAAAAATACTAAGCATGACTCAAGCCTGCCAACCTTTCGCAATCCAGTAATTAAGGTATTATAAGAAAAAATATCAGGAATTAGATTATCCTCTTTCATGGCCACAAACTCTTTAAGCATTTCATCTATTCTACCACACCGGCCTAAGATTCCCAAAATGGTGTTATATGTAATCACATCAGGTTTGGATTTCAAACTCTTCATCTGATCAAAAATCATCAAGGCCTTATCAACCTGTCCACACTCGGCAAAGGCAAATATGATCCTATTCAAAactgtagtagtagtagtagtacttGGAAAAATCAACTCAGAGATCTCCCGGACAAATCTTAGCAAGCAGGCAACATCATTTTGCTTGATAAAAGCCTGAGCAAAGATAAGATATGTAGATGAATTCAGAGATTTGCAAGATACTAACAGATCCTTGAAACTTTGACATAGAAGGTCGACGTCGTTTTCCTCGCCTGCAGCTTTCAGAAGGCGATTGTATGCACTGGGGGGAAGGAGGATATTTTTATCATGCAAAGTCTGCAATAGCTTAGCGGCTGCAGATAGATTTCTGTCATTGCAAAACTTATCAACATAAGCAGCACAGAGTTCCTCTCCTGAATTTTGCGAATTAACCATAACCGAAAGGACTTCTGTCAACGCTTCATCGACAAATTCAGCAGGGGATGCTTGGGTTGAGATTGATTGGCAGCTGACGAACAAAATACTAGGAGAAAAAGTTGGCCAATCTAAGAGGGCTCCAACTGGGATGGATTTAATACAATTCTGTATTAGAAATTAGCAGTAAATCACAAGATTAAAAGACAAAAACCATGTAGTTTACCATTAGAAACAGCTAAAGAAAGTGCCCCAAGATACAGGAATGCAAGAGGGAAATGAAGCCTGGTTCAGAATATCTTATCCATTCAATACAAGACAAAGCTGTTCCTTAACAAGGACCGTAGTTAGAAATTACAATCTCACAATTTATTGTTGCATAATAAGTTTTGCAGCCTCAACATCAAATTTCCTGCTAATATCATTTTAACTCATTCCCATTTACCGCTCAACCACCAAAAAACCAAAAAAGGAAAATTTTTAACTAATATCAAATTTCCTGCTAATATCATTTTAACTCATTCCCTTTATAAAATGAGATTTTCATAAATCACATCTCTTATGAAAGGTAAAAAACCGGCATGGTTGGGCCAGCTTGTCTCAAAGTTCACTTCTTTTAACTGGTTACTAATATAATATTACACTCTTCGCGCACTTGCACAAATAGAGCaatccctatatatatatatataacagctAATAGAGAAAATGCAAGAAGCATCGAACTGAAGAATTTCCAAAGGGTAAAAGCCTAGAATAAGCATTTACTAGCATTGAGAGATAGAGAAGCTAAAAAAACCAAAAGAATAATACTCACGTTAAGAAAGAAATTTCTACACCGATGCAGTGTATTGAATGGCCGAATTCCTTTCGCAGAGTGTAATCCAACAGAGATACTGTAGTTCAATCGATTGAAACAAGAATGGCATAAGAAAGTTAAAGTGTTCAGCTTTGCTCTGCCACTCAAAGCAGCTGCTACCATCTTTTCTCTGCAGAGATTTCAGGGGTTTATGTAACCCGAACTAGGGTTTTAAGCATTGGGTTGAAGAATTGAAGATTCGATGTCTGTGCAGAAGCGAGGGTGGATTTTGGGGTTGAGCCTAAAACCCCTTTTTTTCTCAGGCTGTGTCGAGACTCAAAAGAGCTCAAAGAAAAACCCTTGTCGCATTTTCGGGTCAGGAGTTTTTGGGGACGACGTGTCTTGCCTCTGATTGTTTAAAAACTTATAGGGATATTACCTATTGGGATATATAGACAGGGGTTTACAAGAAATacgtaaaataaaaatttaaaaaccgaacccaaaaataaaaaaagcaacaacatatagataagtaataataataacaataataaatagtaGTAGTAAATAATAAATTATCATTTTATGATATGATAGATTGAGTTATATAATACCTCTCTGCCCATTTTATATGATAGTATTATTTACCTATGTTGAAATTTTCTTAAATTAGGTTAAATATTTGATCCTACCACCCGCAACCATAAATTAGACAAAGGTGTCATGGCTGGTAGATCTTTTTGAAAGCTTTTCTCGTGTGTAAAATTCAAGTTGAAAATTATCTTGAACCTTGTCCGACTTTCCCTTTTCGTgtgcattttatttctttttgtccTAATCATATTCCTTTCGGCTACCTCCCAATTTTCTATTtaccattttattatttttcgtatttttttctttattctattatTTATATGTGGTCTCTAACAAGAACACTCAAAAAGGAGACTCCGAAATTataaaattctataaaataagCATTTCTCTTAATCTCaaatttatgagttttcttcTTTCATATCCgaaaatttttagtcttaatgGGAATTTTCGATTGAGAtcaaattttttttatcttttttattatatcataaaattttgtgttattctatggttattaaatataatttaaataactTTACAATTAAATTAGGACAAAAATTTCGTAAGCATTGCTTAAAAAATATGAgatttatgatttttatttttgagaactTGTACTTTATTTAATTCTATACTTGTGGGGTATAATTTATCAATTGaagatatttaaaaaaaaattcttattctGATTGATGTAATTCCCTTATTGAAGAGGTTATCTTACttgtataaatttatttttaatatacaaaaCAAAGATGTAATTTCTTAGTGAATATTAATTTTACTTGTGTTGTTATAATAAAGGTATGGTTCCTTATTAAAAATGCTAATTACGTCTATTTTTTAATAGCTGAGATGTAATTTTTGTATTTGCAAATTAAAAATACCTATTAAGTTGACCCGAATAAATTCAAAAAAACCGAACAAACATTCCTAACAAATTTCATATTAGTCATTACAAGgtatacattaaaagaaattatggcaCCCGCCACCttcaaatcctagatccgcctctggtCTTGGCGGTTAATAAGTAGTTGAAAATTTTAATAAGTTTAAATTTCTTTGAAGTTCTGAGTTTGTAAGACTAAAACTGTAGCAAATATTTTCGATGTCCCAAAAAATTTGGGAACAAGAAGAGGAGCATAAATATCATGTAAGGATATTAAGAAGGTTTACACGGTTCTTGACATATTCATTTCTTTAAGATTTTTGGTCGGACAATCAGATTATTTCACACGAAAACCTTAAAGAAATGAAGGCCTCGTGTGAAATAATTCGAGTGTCCAACCAAAAACCTTAAACAAATGAAGGCCTGGATGGGGTCAATGGGCGATCAAGAAGGCTCACGGCCTAGGTTGGTGACTTCCATTGCACTTTGGAAGGGCGCCCGCTAAGATCGGCCCAAGTGGCCGAGCCTACATCATAATTTGTGGCAGCGGGGGTCTGCGTTCGCATGGCCCCtacccaaaagaaaaaaaaaactttgataAGTTTGTTCTCACTATCATAAGTTTATATTCAACATATGTGGACCACTCATAAGTCTAGATTCAAGATGTGTGAATCTCAAAAAATTATATTACAAGTGAAGAAGTTTGTTGAGCTATATAATGTCTCAGAAAATTAGATATGCGTGTATAAGGGTGCTGAATTACATAGCTTCCACTTAGATTGTTCAAGCACAGAATATTGGATCAAAAGCTCTTGCTTGATCATGGATCTTAGCATGTGGAATTCCTACACCTAAATGAGTTTCCAGAAAGATTCAAGaactttcaaaattttcattgccTCATTAATAGCTACTGAGGCATTGTTGAACTCAATATTAGATCCAAAAACAGAACAAGAGGCAAAAGATAAGTTTAGTAAAGAGTGAGAAGCGTGTGGAGATTCAATATTCTTCATACAATTTAGAGAAGACAAGCATCTAAGTGTGCAACAAATGACATTATAAGCCAAACTGATGAGAAAGACAACACTTGGTGAGAGTATAAGAAGATTGTAGTTCTAAAAGATCAATAAAAGAACTTTTAATATACTGTAAGCGCAATGCAACACTGAGTTCAGTAGTTTAACAGGTAAATGAAAGAAGTTGAACTATATTAATATGACTGTCATCCTTAAATTAGAGTAACTGTGGAAGTTTGTCCCTTGCAAAGAGACCACATATGTGAACAAAGTCATCATCTTCTAACTTTCCAGGTCAAAGCAAGCTTGATGGAAATAAAAGATTATCATGAATGTATTGCAAAGACATGACTAGCATTCTACTTGCAAGGAATGTAAAAGACATGTGCCTATTTACAGTTCAAAAGAAATGCATGAGATCTATCAAGATATCTATGCAGACTGGGCAGCATAAAGATGCTAGGGAGAGTAAAATTACACCTGCTGAGGCAAAGAAAATTTGAACTTGAAAAATAAAAGGAGCAGTGAAAATAGAAAAGTGCGCAAAGCTAAAATCAATTATAAGATGAACGGTTAGACTATAAGATATTCTTGAATTGCTCAGTGAGCTTTTCAAGAATGGTATGTCAATTGTTTATATAGCATACCAAAAAACGTAACAGAAAAATCTTTTATCAATGAAGTCACAACATTACATACCAAAACAGATAAGAGAATAAAAAGACCTTATATCGATGAAACCACCACCAATAAATAGGGAAGTCTCCAAGGGGAAGGAAAGACAAATCTAGTCTTGGTAAGAACATTGACACCTGAACTATATTAACTTCAGCCCCTATACCTTAAGAAGCTGCGATAAAGTGTAAAGGTGGCATTAGTTACACAAGGATGTATGAGCTGATTAGAAAAGAAAGTAACGAGggaagaagaagtcactaagatGCTTCTTAGTAGGATAAAAAGGTTAGCAGCTTCTTTAGAGGTGGAAAATGCAACTTCCCGTTGGAGTCATTTTTCTCAACTTACGAACTTGATAGCTTTAGATAtatcatatgatattttaggacatAAAGTTCGAGAATACAAAAAGGCTTGTTCTCCAACAAGAGGAGAGCAGTGTCTTCCCATGACCCGTTTCTTATGTTCAATTGTGTAACTGGCATCATAGCCAATGATGTCCTCTACTCGGAGAAAAAGCTGGTACCGGAAAACCTTGAATTGAGGTTGAGTAGACTGTTTGGATACTTAATGATTTAAAAGTGTCCTCAGTACACACTCTTAACATATCCAACAAAAGGGGAAGCCGCTGTCAaattctacaacaacaacaacaaaaaatcttgtgtaatcccacaagtggggtctggggagggtaatatgtacgcataccttacccctgtCTTGTgtgggtagagaggttgtttacGATAGACGCCAGTGTCAAATTCTAATTCTGAAAATTAGTCATATTCTATGAACCTGGAATCCTGATATAAATGAACTAGAAATCTTAAAATCCATTAACTCCCCTCAAGCATGAGATCTCATATTATCATCAAAAGAGAATTATGAAGCACAGAAGTAAGTTTCTTCCGTTATAGATTCTCAGTAATGAAATGCAGCTGACACAACATATAACAAGAAGCAATAGAAATATCCAGCATTTTCCttaagtaaaaaaaataacttGGACAACATACCGCAAGACAAAACCTTATTCATATTGTACCATACAATGTAATTCAGAAGCTAGAATACCAGTTTGAGGAAGCAAAAGAATGCTTCCCCATTCAATTAAAAGGCAAGaatgaacaaaaattaaaagGCAGGATTGAAAATTGAAAGAGCATGAAAAGAGTTAGCAGCTCCCTTTATTACACATTATTCCTCTTCAGCATCTTCCTCTGCAAAACTTAGAACTTGACAGACAGGTGGCTCCTTATCTTCATCACTACTGAAAAACGATTTCTTGCCTATCAACTCTATCATTCTTTTAGCAGGTCCAGAATCCCTAGGAGTCTCATTCACACACCGAGCAATCCTAATTCGCGGAAGCAAATCAGGCTTCACAATAATGCTTAGTGGAGATTTCTCACTCTCTGTGTTTCCATGAACTACAATCTCACTAGGAATTTCCCATCTCTTTTTCACCCTACTTTCAGTACCCAAATTCTTGCTCTCAGTTTGAGACACACGCGTTTTCCCTACAGATAACgaccgtttcttatcatttctCTTACTCTCATCCTTATCATTTTCAGGTAAAGACCTCTTTCTCACTACTGATGACTGAATTGTACTCTGATTATACCTACTAGCCACAACCCTCCCCGGCCTCTGGGGCTTCTTATTAGCAGCAGCAGACTTTTCGAGATCTTTAAACAACTTCTTTGGCTGAACTGAACTCAAAAGTCCATCATCTTTTTTCAAATTCTTCTTTGATGCAATTGTAGTAACTGCCTGCCTTGTTGTAACCATTGTTCTTGCAGCAGTTTTTCTTGATTTAGGACTAAGGCTTGAACTTTTTCCCTCTTCTTCAATCTCTTGAAGCTTCCAAAAACACGACTTTCGCCTGTTTTGTATTGGCTGAATAGGAGTAATAATCATCTCTTGCTTTCCCAATTGCCGTGCCTTTGTTGTCCCTGCTAGAATATCTGATGGCCCCATACTCAACCCTCGCCGCCGCGTTCCAGTAAA
Proteins encoded in this window:
- the LOC107832429 gene encoding uncharacterized protein LOC107832429, with product MVAAALSGRAKLNTLTFLCHSCFNRLNYSISVGLHSAKGIRPFNTLHRCRNFFLNNCIKSIPVGALLDWPTFSPSILFVSCQSISTQASPAEFVDEALTEVLSVMVNSQNSGEELCAAYVDKFCNDRNLSAAAKLLQTLHDKNILLPPSAYNRLLKAAGEENDVDLLCQSFKDLLVSCKSLNSSTYLIFAQAFIKQNDVACLLRFVREISELIFPSTTTTTTVLNRIIFAFAECGQVDKALMIFDQMKSLKSKPDVITYNTILGILGRCGRIDEMLKEFVAMKEDNLIPDIFSYNTLITGLRKVGRLESCLVFFKEMCERGIEPDLRTYSALIDSFGKSGNIEESLRLFNEIKHRGICPSIHVYRSLISNLKKMGKLELAVAFSNEMKESISNHCGPNHIQQRNR
- the LOC107832430 gene encoding uncharacterized protein LOC107832430, with protein sequence MSVLQYPEGIDPADVQIWNNAAFDNGDSEDLSSLKRSWSPLKPLSVRPSDSFESDLSSKENQTPLFENSSVNLSSPLPIKPLNPNGALENSRLKPNKPNSKQSLDEMAARKSGKGNDFRDEKKIDEEIEEIQMEISRLSSRLEALRIEKAEKTVAKTVEKRGRVVAAKFMEPKQSVIKIEERISMSARTKVEQRRGLSLGPSEIFTGTRRRGLSMGPSDILAGTTKARQLGKQEMIITPIQPIQNRRKSCFWKLQEIEEEGKSSSLSPKSRKTAARTMVTTRQAVTTIASKKNLKKDDGLLSSVQPKKLFKDLEKSAAANKKPQRPGRVVASRYNQSTIQSSVVRKRSLPENDKDESKRNDKKRSLSVGKTRVSQTESKNLGTESRVKKRWEIPSEIVVHGNTESEKSPLSIIVKPDLLPRIRIARCVNETPRDSGPAKRMIELIGKKSFFSSDEDKEPPVCQVLSFAEEDAEEE